The Nitrospira sp. genome includes a region encoding these proteins:
- a CDS encoding winged helix-turn-helix transcriptional regulator yields the protein MKPTINTNVLTSRQCASVLKALGDETRLRILESLLIGGKCVTDLVQELGCSQPHASHHLRILRDSGLVEGHRCGKQVCYRVTPEIQRALANGQGQALDFGCCELRFPESALMTIGRAR from the coding sequence ATGAAGCCTACCATTAATACCAACGTCCTTACTTCACGCCAATGTGCATCGGTTCTCAAGGCACTGGGCGATGAAACTCGACTGCGCATCTTGGAATCCTTACTCATCGGAGGGAAATGCGTGACAGACCTTGTCCAAGAACTCGGATGTTCCCAACCCCATGCCTCCCATCACCTCCGCATCTTGCGGGACTCCGGCCTGGTCGAAGGACATCGGTGCGGCAAACAGGTGTGCTACCGTGTCACGCCCGAGATTCAAAGAGCCCTGGCAAACGGGCAAGGACAAGCCCTGGATTTCGGCTGTTGTGAGTTGCGGTTTCCAGAGTCGGCCCTGATGACGATCGGTCGTGCGCGCTAA